GACGCCGGGGAGGCGCAGGGGAGTCGAGCCCGCGCCGGCCAGCGCCACGCGGGCCCGTGCGATCTCGCCTGCCGGCCGGAGCTCGACGACGGCCACGGCCGCGACGATGGCAAAGTCGCCCGCGCGCCTGGTGAATTCGGTCACGGCGTACCCGACTCTGGGCCCGAGCACCGGGAGGCGGATCCCAACGATCACCTCGTCCGGTGCAAGCGCCGTGGTGAGCGCCCCGACAAAAAATTCGTGCGCAGGGATGGCGCGCTCCCCGGCGGCCCCCCGCACAACCAGCGTCCCGTCGAGGGCGCGGACCACGGCCGGCAGTTCGGCCGCCGGATCGGCGTGCGCGAGGCTCCCGCCGATCGTCCCCAACGTGCGGACTCGGACGTTGCCGATCAACACCGCGGCCTCCTGAAGAATGGCGCAGGCCGCGAGGGCGCCCTCGCCGCGCTCCAGCGCCCGATGCCGGACCAACGCGCCGATGAAGAGATCGTCCCCGTCACGGCGCACGACCCG
This sequence is a window from bacterium. Protein-coding genes within it:
- a CDS encoding FAD binding domain-containing protein, coding for EATALLARYGERAKALAGGQSLVPLLTLRLARPEVVVDLNGIQELRVVRRDGDDLFIGALVRHRALERGEGALAACAILQEAAVLIGNVRVRTLGTIGGSLAHADPAAELPAVVRALDGTLVVRGAAGERAIPAHEFFVGALTTALAPDEVIVGIRLPVLGPRVGYAVTEFTRRAGDFAIVAAVAVVELRPAGEIARARVALAGAGSTPLRLPGVEAALASERPDPRILRRAAEEAAREIEPEGDAHASAAYRRHLARVITARALQRAAAAAADGRQT